One Coffea eugenioides isolate CCC68of chromosome 2, Ceug_1.0, whole genome shotgun sequence genomic window, CCAAAATGCACAATTGCTGCAAAATCCAGCCAACTACTACTAGCAATCTACTACCTTTGCACAATTACTGCAAAATGCAGCAGACATACTACTAGCAATCTACTAGCTTCTGTGCAGTTTCCTCATCTGATCCTGAAAATCATGACTGAGAAACCTGCCATTTTGAAAGGACTTAGAAATCTTCCCTCCCTTCAGAAAAGAAAAGCCCCCAATTTTCTCAACAGATTTCCACTCTCAGAAACAATATCCATCTTTTTGACAAAAACCATGCTATGCCTAGAAAACAGGAACTCTATTGAAAAAAGAGAACCACATTCTTTGCCACTTTTCAAGATGTCATGTCTGTTTCCAATTCTTGAACTACTGGCCAGACTCACCCTTCACATATCATCAGCCATCATCCCTCTTTTGATCATCCAACAATTCCACCaccaatcatcaaaacaactccaaaaaccCAAATTGATCGTCAGCCAAAAAAATTAGTGTCAATCACAATCTTGAATCCTCTCTCTCAATCACTGTACTGCATTCATTGTCTGATAAGGATCAAAATTCAACAGACACAAAATGACACATGACATTTCCAAGAAAATGTCGTATTAAAAACTCCCACAATGGCCCCCACTCATGCTTGTATACCAGATTAAAGATACAGGAGTATAAAGCTGGTGTAGAAAAATACGGATAAAATGATGAGAATAATAAAGATTGACAGTCCAATTAATTGATTGGTGGCAGCAGAGTCCAGAGCCGAGTCCCCCTTAGATTCCCACCTCTGAAAAAGTTTTTTCCCCAAACAGTCTCCAACCCACCGCAGGACTCTCTCATCGTCACTTCTCCCCGCTATTAATTACCACTGCCACACGCACTTCACGCACTGATAGCCACAGAATCCacctaaaaccctaattctgtgAAAGCTCTGATTTTTTTATCTGTGAATGGCTAAAAAGGAGGATATTCCGCCGGACGAAGTCCGGTGCCGGAGAACGGACGGTCGGCAATGGAGGTGTACTCGGAAAGTAGTAGAAGGGAAAAAGCTCTGTCATATTCACTATCTCCAGGGCCGGAGAAGGCAGCTGAAGCAGAAAGTTCCGGAGTCGCTGAAATTGGAGAGGAAAAGCAAGAAAATTAGTAAGAAAGATGGGGAGAAAATCAGGGCTTGTTCGTCAAGATCATCGTCCAGGAGGATAGTGAAAATGGCGTTGGCGGCGGCTGTGAAGAAGAAGCAGAAGAAACGGTGCGTTTCTGAGGTTTTGGATGAGGCGTTGAGGAGGATGAAATTGAAGAGAGGTGATTTGCATTTGGAGTTGATCAGGGAGTTCTTGAAGAGGCAAGTAGAGAAGAaaaggttgaagaagaagaatgaggaggaggaggagagggagAATGAGTGGAGTGGGGAGACTGAGTTGACTCGCGAGTTGCCAAATGGCATAATGGCGATTTCGCAGAAGAATTCCGACAATGCTGGTGGCCATGATGCTGTTGAtgtgaaaattggagaaaattcGTGCTCGGGATGGAACACACAGAGGGGTTTTCGGTCCAAGAATATTGAACCCGTACCATTGAGTACAATGCAGGTTGTTGCAGTTGAAGTTCAGGATCTTAAATCGCTTATCTTGTTTAGTCATTTGTTTTTGGTTCATTTTCAGTTGAATTGGTGTACTTCTATTCTTCTTTTATGGCTATTGATTTTCTTGTGGAACTTTTTGGCTCCGTGGAAAAAGGTTGTACCATCTGTGAATTATTTGAGGAGAGTGAAGAAATGCCATTGGTGTAGGAGGAGTATTGGTTGTAATTTGATCAAGTGTTTGAAATGTAGGAAGCAACTCTTTTGTTGGGATTGTGTTAAAGAAAGGTACTTATTTTCTCTCTTGCCTTATTTGCATACTGCAGTTGTTTATGTTGATATATTTACGTAattgttattttgttttctcttgcATTTTTGTTGATCAGCATGCATGTTCTTGAAATCGAAGTTCTATGGATAAAAGTCAGAGTGACTTGGAGTTGGATGTGTAATTAATGGATTACCTTATTTAACTGGTTAAGCTACtttagaaaatgcaaaaattatagcccattcataaaaaaaaaagtgtctaTTTGGATGCAAGTAATGTTTAATTGGTACATTTGCTAGGATTAAAATGGACGAATAATTGGATAGAGTGTAAGAAGGTGATCAGATTTAGATATTACCGAACCAGTATATTAAAAGAATTAGAACCTTGTTTATCCTAAATCTAAACCTGTCTGGGTTCTCTTTCCCAAGTATGCGATGATCGCTAAACTAACAAATTCACAATAAAGATGAGGGGCTCTTTGGTCCCTACATTTTTTATTGTTAACTCAATCTCAATTGTAAACAGCATTTAGGAAAAAGAAATATGGAGCAATTAATAGTATtagttttcaaaattggaactgTGTGGTTAGAAATGGACTTCTGTTTCTGACAGAAAGAGGAGTAACTGATGTCTGGTCTAGTGAGAAGTTTGCTGATGGTTAAACTGTGTCATTCTTTTAGAGTTGCAATATATTCTGTTCCAGAAGCATACATGAGAATGTGTATTATTCTAGATTTGAACAGCTGTTTAATAATCACATTTGAACCGGACAGGTAATGCTGGTCTGGATTTTATTTCTCATATTAAATGGTGTACATTTTCCATTCTTAAATTAGTCTACATGTTTCTAATTAAAACCGGAGCCAAACTGAAAGCTATGGCATCTGACTGTGATCAGATACTTGGAGAAGAAAGAGATTAAGGTGGCGTGCCCTGTTTGTCGTGAAACTTGTAGCTGTATGATCTGCCTAAAACGTCGATGGAAGGAAATGAGTCATAAGGTTTGGCATATGAGATTTTAAAGCATGAATTAGCACATCCATATATGTACTTTGACTACTCAAGCTTCTACCTTTCTGCAATCTATTTGCAGGAGTTTTATAGGGATAAAAGGAAAATTGCGAAAATCCAACTACTTCATTATCTCATTTCCTTGCTTCTTCCTGTGCTCAAACAAATTAACCAAGAACAGAACATGGAGCTTGAGATGCAGGCCATGATTACAGGTACATACAGTAATTGGTAGAAATCAAGTTGTAATTGAGGCATCGAGCACCCTGTTTCAAGTTTCACATGTAACAGGTGAAGTACCATCCAATATCAAGATTCAGCAGTCAGAGATGGGAAACAAGAAGTTATGTTGCTGGTGAGTTCTGAAATGCTGAAATGTTTTAATGCTGTTGAAGAATGTATACAACTGTCCTGCTGCGTGTTTTTTATGTGGTGTTTTCAATCCTGGATCAGCAACAATTGCAAAACTTCAATTGTGGATTACCATAGAAGCTGTGCGAACTGCTCGTATAATCTCTGCTTAAGTTGTTGCTGGGAATTTTGTCGAGGAAATTTATATGAGAAATTTTGTTCCAAAGGTTGCAATGGTAGGGAAATTCATCGGTCTGCTGGTGAGCTGCAATTGAAGATAAATCACATTAGCACTTCTTGCATAAGTTCTTGCAAGGCGCCCCATTTGTCTCCGATGTCACTGAAGAGCTTGAAAGCTTGTTCTGATGGAAGCGTATTTTGTCCTCCAGTGGATTTTGGTGGATGTGGTGAGAGAAACCTTGATTTAAGATGCATTTTTCCCTTAAGGTGGATGAAAGAGCTGGAAGCAGGAGCAGAAGAGGTGCTTCAGTGCCATGACTTTCCAGAAACTGTAGTTGTGTGTTCTTGTGACTCATTGTGCAAGGGAACTGAGGACAAAGTTGAAATTCAGCCACTGCAAAAGTTGGCTAAGAGAGTAGAATCCAATGATAATTTCATCTATTATCCCACTTTAAGTGATTTAAACAAAGAGAAACTTGGACATTTCCAGCTGCACTGGGCTAAAGGTCATCCTGTTATAGTGCGAAATGTTATTCGAAGAACATCAGTTCTGAACTGGGATCCAGTTGTGATGTTCTCCACTTACCTTGAAAGAACAATTTCTAAGTCTCAAAATAAGAAGGAAGTGATTGATGGAGCTACTTGCTTGGACTGGTGTGAGGTCAGTGTTTGAGTTTCTCCCTCTTTACATAACAGACATCTAGTGAACTTCATTACAACTGTTGTTGCAgcttaacaataatttacatttcGGTTTTACCATTGAAAGTTAAGTATGCTGTGAAGATGTTATTGATTGTCAGCAGGTGGAACAACTAGTTATGTGACGCccaaataaattataaataaattGTGGCTGCATGATTTTGAAAAGATATAAGATCTGATTACCAGCATGTCAATTTTGTATGTTAGACAATTTGCCATTGTCCTTAGATCTAGTGAGGCATTTCACATAGGATAAACAATGCTCATATCATAAATTACTGCATATGTCACAATCACATTTGTCTATGTTATTAGGTGAGGACTGCTGTTGTTCTttcttctaatttctttgttttttcttttcgttgTCTTTTCCACTTCTGGTTTCTGTGCAAAATTGGGCTTGCAAGGGTAGGTTTTCTTATGCTGCTTTGATGTTTGTAAAGCAAGCTGCTGGACAAGTAGAAATGAGAAATGTTCAAGTTTGTTGCCAAAGTATTCTGTCAAACTATGTAGGAGAAAGACCTATTGCATGCATTTGGATCTTCTTATGTCTGTCTCATGCATCCCACTTTCTTCTGGTGCTAGTTGAATCTCTTCTGTTACTGTATCTTTGTAGTTGAATCTTCTTCTATCTCTGTCTCAGTCATATTTTCTTTTCCAGGTAGAAACTTCTGCCAAACAGATATTCATGGGGTCAATGGTGGATGGCACACATTTAAATGTGCAGCATCAGACCCTGAAAATTAAAGCCTGGCTTTCTTCTAGCGTATTTCAAGAGCAATTCCCTTCTCATTATGCTGAGATCTTGCATGTTTTACCGCTTCAGGAGTATCTAAATCCAATTTCTGGCCATCTGAATATAGCACTCAAGTTGCCAGAAGAAGCGGCGAAACCTGAAATTGGTCCTTGTATTCATATTTCATGTGGTGGTCTGGAGGACTTCATGAATGCTGATTTTTTGACAAAACTCTGCTTTGACTCAAATGATGTGGTAAATTAATATTTCTGTGCACGTTCAAAGTTCTTTTACATTTGAATTTATTTGCCTTCACGGTCAGTACAATTCTTGTGAGTATGCAATTTAACTTGCTGCAATTAGGTTTCATTGTGGGaacctcttttcttttgtggaGCATTTTAATTGAGCTTACAGCTTGACAGGTCGTTTAAAGTTGTGACCAGGTGCATGTCATAATTTTCTGCTCAAGAAAACTTGTCATGGCAGTTCTGTCACTTTTTTAT contains:
- the LOC113754533 gene encoding lysine-specific demethylase JMJ25 isoform X3, with the translated sequence MAKKEDIPPDEVRCRRTDGRQWRCTRKVVEGKKLCHIHYLQGRRRQLKQKVPESLKLERKSKKISKKDGEKIRACSSRSSSRRIVKMALAAAVKKKQKKRCVSEVLDEALRRMKLKRGDLHLELIREFLKRQVEKKRLKKKNEEEEERENEWSGETELTRELPNGIMAISQKNSDNAGGHDAVDVKIGENSCSGWNTQRGFRSKNIEPVPLSTMQVVPSVNYLRRVKKCHWCRRSIGCNLIKCLKCRKQLFCWDCVKERYLEKKEIKVACPVCRETCSCMICLKRRWKEMSHKEFYRDKRKIAKIQLLHYLISLLLPVLKQINQEQNMELEMQAMITGEVPSNIKIQQSEMGNKKLCCCNNCKTSIVDYHRSCANCSYNLCLSCCWEFCRGNLYEKFCSKGCNGREIHRSAGELQLKINHISTSCISSCKAPHLSPMSLKSLKACSDGSVFCPPVDFGGCGERNLDLRCIFPLRWMKELEAGAEEVLQCHDFPETVVVCSCDSLCKGTEDKVEIQPLQKLAKRVESNDNFIYYPTLSDLNKEKLGHFQLHWAKGHPVIVRNVIRRTSVLNWDPVVMFSTYLERTISKSQNKKEVIDGATCLDWCEVETSAKQIFMGSMVDGTHLNVQHQTLKIKAWLSSSVFQEQFPSHYAEILHVLPLQEYLNPISGHLNIALKLPEEAAKPEIGPCIHISCGGLEDFMNADFLTKLCFDSNDVVNVLACVTDVPITREQFKNIQTLMKKYKGQDHLQSSRKNNNRGHLLSSSNSTEVKGKSSLHSEESQESGLQDMMEERLSLPNGIAKVPLFTGNSIKGQISCFENGNIPFDSENESEFDSESSMLCSGNIQGLEDSDDETFFRDIESSSSSCEKQTANPSGAQWDIFRRQDVPKLLEYLRRHSDELSSAYCYGGHVVHPILDQSFFLDAYHKMKLKEEFGVQPWTFEQHLGEAIMIPAGCPYQIRKLKPCVNVVLDFISPENTTECIRLTDEIRLLPLRHRARGKVLEVRKMTAYGISSAIEEIQKLMCRETGGKLAER
- the LOC113754533 gene encoding lysine-specific demethylase JMJ25 isoform X1; this encodes MAKKEDIPPDEVRCRRTDGRQWRCTRKVVEGKKLCHIHYLQGRRRQLKQKVPESLKLERKSKKISKKDGEKIRACSSRSSSRRIVKMALAAAVKKKQKKRCVSEVLDEALRRMKLKRGDLHLELIREFLKRQVEKKRLKKKNEEEEERENEWSGETELTRELPNGIMAISQKNSDNAGGHDAVDVKIGENSCSGWNTQRGFRSKNIEPVPLSTMQVVAVEVQDLKSLILFSHLFLVHFQLNWCTSILLLWLLIFLWNFLAPWKKVVPSVNYLRRVKKCHWCRRSIGCNLIKCLKCRKQLFCWDCVKERYLEKKEIKVACPVCRETCSCMICLKRRWKEMSHKEFYRDKRKIAKIQLLHYLISLLLPVLKQINQEQNMELEMQAMITGEVPSNIKIQQSEMGNKKLCCCNNCKTSIVDYHRSCANCSYNLCLSCCWEFCRGNLYEKFCSKGCNGREIHRSAGELQLKINHISTSCISSCKAPHLSPMSLKSLKACSDGSVFCPPVDFGGCGERNLDLRCIFPLRWMKELEAGAEEVLQCHDFPETVVVCSCDSLCKGTEDKVEIQPLQKLAKRVESNDNFIYYPTLSDLNKEKLGHFQLHWAKGHPVIVRNVIRRTSVLNWDPVVMFSTYLERTISKSQNKKEVIDGATCLDWCEVETSAKQIFMGSMVDGTHLNVQHQTLKIKAWLSSSVFQEQFPSHYAEILHVLPLQEYLNPISGHLNIALKLPEEAAKPEIGPCIHISCGGLEDFMNADFLTKLCFDSNDVVNVLACVTDVPITREQFKNIQTLMKKYKGQDHLQSSRKNNNRGHLLSSSNSTEVKGKSSLHSEESQESGLQDMMEERLSLPNGIAKVPLFTGNSIKGQISCFENGNIPFDSENESEFDSESSMLCSGNIQGLEDSDDETFFRDIESSSSSCEKQTANPSGAQWDIFRRQDVPKLLEYLRRHSDELSSAYCYGGHVVHPILDQSFFLDAYHKMKLKEEFGVQPWTFEQHLGEAIMIPAGCPYQIRKLKPCVNVVLDFISPENTTECIRLTDEIRLLPLRHRARGKVLEVRKMTAYGISSAIEEIQKLMCRETGGKLAER
- the LOC113754533 gene encoding lysine-specific demethylase JMJ25 isoform X2, with the translated sequence MAKKEDIPPDEVRCRRTDGRQWRCTRKVVEGKKLCHIHYLQGRRRQLKQKVPESLKLERKSKKISKKDGEKIRACSSRSSSRRIVKMALAAAVKKKQKKRCVSEVLDEALRRMKLKRGDLHLELIREFLKRQVEKKRLKKKNEEEEERENEWSGETELTRELPNGIMAISQKNSDNAGGHDAVDVKIGENSCSGWNTQRGFRSKNIEPVPLSTMQVVAVEVQDLKSLILFSHLFLVHFQLNWCTSILLLWLLIFLWNFLAPWKKVVPSVNYLRRVKKCHWCRRSIGCNLIKCLKCRKQLFCWDCVKERYLEKKEIKVACPVCRETCSCMICLKRRWKEMSHKEFYRDKRKIAKIQLLHYLISLLLPVLKQINQEQNMELEMQAMITGEVPSNIKIQQSEMGNKKLCCCNNCKTSIVDYHRSCANCSYNLCLSCCWEFCRGNLYEKFCSKGCNGREIHRSAGELQLKINHISTSCISSCKAPHLSPMSLKSLKACSDGSVFCPPVDFGGCGERNLDLRCIFPLRWMKELEAGAEEVLQCHDFPETVVVCSCDSLCKGTEDKVEIQPLQKLAKRVESNDNFIYYPTLSDLNKEKLGHFQLHWAKGHPVIVRNVIRRTSVLNWDPVVMFSTYLERTISKSQNKKEVIDGATCLDWCEVETSAKQIFMGSMVDGTHLNVQHQTLKIKAWLSSSVFQEQFPSHYAEILHVLPLQEYLNPISGHLNIALKLPEEAAKPEIGPCIHISCGGLEDFMNADFLTKLCFDSNDVVNVLACVTDVPITREQFKNIQTLMKKYKGQDHLQSSRKNNNRGHLLSSSNSTEVKGKSSLHSEESQESGLQDMMEERLSLPNGIAKVPLFTGNSIKGQISCFENGNIPFDSENESEFDSESSMLCSGNIQGLEDSDDETFFRDIESSSSSCEKQTANPSGAQWDIFRRQDVPKLLEYLRRHSDELSSAYCYGGHVVHPILDQSFFLDAYHKMKLKEEFGVQPWTFEQHLGEAIMIPAGCPYQIRKLKPCVNVVLDFISPENTTECIRLTDEIRLLPLRHRARGKVLEVRKMTAYGISSAIEEIQKLMCRDYV
- the LOC113754533 gene encoding lysine-specific demethylase JMJ25 isoform X4, encoding MAKKEDIPPDEVRCRRTDGRQWRCTRKVVEGKKLCHIHYLQGRRRQLKQKVPESLKLERKSKKISKKDGEKIRACSSRSSSRRIVKMALAAAVKKKQKKRCVSEVLDEALRRMKLKRGDLHLELIREFLKRQVEKKRLKKKNEEEEERENEWSGETELTRELPNGIMAISQKNSDNAGGHDAVDVKIGENSCSGWNTQRGFRSKNIEPVPLSTMQVVAVEVQDLKSLILFSHLFLVHFQLNWCTSILLLWLLIFLWNFLAPWKKVVPSVNYLRRVKKCHWCRRSIGCNLIKCLKCRKQLFCWDCVKERYLEKKEIKVACPVCRETCSCMICLKRRWKEMSHKEFYRDKRKIAKIQLLHYLISLLLPVLKQINQEQNMELEMQAMITGEVPSNIKIQQSEMGNKKLCCCNNCKTSIVDYHRSCANCSYNLCLSCCWEFCRGNLYEKFCSKGCNGREIHRSAGELQLKINHISTSCISSCKAPHLSPMSLKSLKACSDGSVFCPPVDFGGCGERNLDLRCIFPLRWMKELEAGAEEVLQCHDFPETVVVCSCDSLCKGTEDKVEIQPLQKLAKRVESNDNFIYYPTLSDLNKEKLGHFQLHWAKGHPVIVRNVIRRTSVLNWDPVVMFSTYLERTISKSQNKKEVIDGATCLDWCEEYLNPISGHLNIALKLPEEAAKPEIGPCIHISCGGLEDFMNADFLTKLCFDSNDVVNVLACVTDVPITREQFKNIQTLMKKYKGQDHLQSSRKNNNRGHLLSSSNSTEVKGKSSLHSEESQESGLQDMMEERLSLPNGIAKVPLFTGNSIKGQISCFENGNIPFDSENESEFDSESSMLCSGNIQGLEDSDDETFFRDIESSSSSCEKQTANPSGAQWDIFRRQDVPKLLEYLRRHSDELSSAYCYGGHVVHPILDQSFFLDAYHKMKLKEEFGVQPWTFEQHLGEAIMIPAGCPYQIRKLKPCVNVVLDFISPENTTECIRLTDEIRLLPLRHRARGKVLEVRKMTAYGISSAIEEIQKLMCRETGGKLAER